A DNA window from Methanooceanicella nereidis contains the following coding sequences:
- the larA gene encoding nickel-dependent lactate racemase produces the protein MAIIELKYGKGHFHVEVPDKNLVKVITPEELGGVKNELAEIKNALENPIGSSRLREKLKPGMKVAVIISDVTRPCPSYKFLPAVLDEINAGGVQDKDITVIVALGSHRKCTPEEHKALMGDAYGRVRCIDHDKNDCRYIGTSTFGHRIEIFGELLDADVVVCTGNIEYHYFAGYSGGVKAILPGCASHDTIQNNHEMMRDPRAETGRLDSPIREEIDQVPGMMKVDFLLDVILNSKKEIVAVVAGDPMKAHREGIKFVDNMYGVTVPKADIVITCAGGYPKDINMYQAQKAMDNAKHVVKDGGTMIMVAQCVECLGNDVFACWVDEATTIEAQARRMDEKFELGGHKASVIARTAMKCDIYLVSAIPDETVRKMFLIPAKTPEDALEAAFKKHGPDATVLVSPHGGMVLTKPE, from the coding sequence ATGGCTATCATCGAATTGAAATATGGCAAAGGGCACTTTCATGTTGAAGTGCCTGATAAAAACCTCGTAAAAGTGATCACGCCTGAAGAGCTGGGCGGCGTCAAGAATGAGCTTGCGGAAATAAAAAATGCCCTGGAAAACCCCATAGGGTCTTCGAGACTGAGGGAGAAGTTAAAGCCCGGCATGAAAGTCGCGGTCATCATCAGCGATGTCACCAGGCCTTGCCCTTCATATAAATTCTTGCCCGCAGTGCTGGACGAGATCAATGCGGGGGGCGTACAGGATAAAGATATCACGGTCATTGTAGCGCTCGGGAGCCATAGAAAATGTACCCCCGAAGAGCATAAGGCGTTGATGGGAGACGCATACGGCCGGGTGAGATGCATAGACCACGATAAGAATGACTGCAGGTACATCGGCACTTCGACCTTTGGGCACCGGATCGAGATATTCGGGGAATTGCTCGATGCGGACGTGGTAGTATGCACGGGTAATATCGAGTATCACTATTTTGCAGGCTACTCAGGCGGTGTCAAGGCCATCCTTCCGGGATGCGCCAGCCATGACACGATACAGAACAACCATGAGATGATGAGAGACCCGAGGGCTGAAACGGGCAGGCTCGACAGCCCGATAAGGGAAGAGATAGACCAGGTCCCTGGAATGATGAAGGTGGATTTCCTGCTGGACGTTATCCTGAACAGTAAAAAGGAGATCGTAGCCGTCGTAGCCGGAGACCCGATGAAGGCCCACAGGGAAGGCATCAAGTTCGTGGATAATATGTATGGCGTCACGGTCCCGAAGGCGGACATCGTGATCACCTGCGCCGGGGGGTACCCCAAGGATATTAACATGTACCAGGCGCAAAAGGCCATGGACAATGCCAAGCATGTCGTAAAGGACGGCGGAACTATGATCATGGTCGCGCAGTGCGTGGAATGTCTGGGTAATGACGTTTTCGCATGCTGGGTCGACGAGGCGACGACCATAGAGGCTCAAGCGCGGAGGATGGACGAGAAATTCGAGCTGGGCGGACACAAAGCATCCGTGATAGCCAGGACGGCGATGAAGTGTGACATATATCTGGTGTCAGCGATCCCGGATGAGACCGTAAGAAAAATGTTCCTGATCCCGGCAAAGACGCCTGAGGATGCTCTTGAAGCCGCGTTTAAAAAGCACGGCCCCGATGCGACAGTGCTCGTATCGCCACATGGCGGCATGGTGCTGACAAAGCCAGAATGA
- a CDS encoding (Fe-S)-binding protein has product MIQDHIEDILKCTRCGRCRVLCPVNDELRWESTNSRGRMLLARALSENVEPSAAMKDSFYTCLTCSICSATCPSGAKPDDVVEAARAELVSKNYVPEYYHAVLKSVESYGNPLNDESPRNAWIPEDLKATGRSDIIFWSGCLSSYRKRSSAIANLRILSRFGAKVLEDERCCGSPLLRLGGKAVTMEHNKRQIEKSGAKTIVTGCAGCYKTLKESYDLDVEVLHISQFLARNLDKLELNRLPFKVSYHDPCHLGRCMKVYEEPRIVINRVADLVEMKTSGKDARCCGGGGGVRRGYRDLSDRVAKKRLQDTPEGVEYIVTACPMCNTNLEDAGGKVIDISELLLISLI; this is encoded by the coding sequence ATGATCCAGGACCATATTGAAGACATATTGAAGTGTACCAGGTGCGGAAGATGCCGCGTGCTCTGCCCCGTCAACGATGAGCTCAGGTGGGAGTCCACGAACTCTAGGGGGAGGATGCTGCTCGCGAGGGCTTTATCGGAGAATGTAGAGCCGTCGGCAGCGATGAAGGATTCGTTCTATACCTGCCTCACCTGTTCTATATGCTCCGCGACATGCCCGTCGGGCGCGAAGCCTGACGATGTGGTCGAGGCCGCCAGGGCGGAGCTTGTAAGCAAGAATTACGTTCCTGAATATTATCATGCAGTCCTGAAAAGCGTTGAGTCTTACGGTAACCCGCTTAATGACGAGAGCCCCAGGAATGCATGGATACCGGAAGACCTTAAGGCTACTGGAAGATCGGATATTATATTCTGGTCCGGCTGCCTGTCATCCTATAGAAAAAGAAGCTCTGCGATAGCCAACCTGAGGATATTGAGCCGCTTCGGCGCGAAAGTGCTGGAAGACGAGAGGTGCTGCGGCTCCCCGTTGTTGAGGCTGGGCGGAAAGGCCGTGACGATGGAGCATAATAAACGCCAGATAGAGAAGAGCGGCGCGAAAACGATAGTCACAGGCTGTGCCGGATGCTATAAGACATTAAAGGAGAGCTATGACCTTGATGTGGAAGTGCTTCACATATCCCAGTTCCTCGCCAGGAACCTCGATAAGCTTGAGCTTAACAGGCTCCCGTTCAAGGTCTCATACCATGACCCGTGCCACCTGGGAAGGTGCATGAAAGTCTATGAGGAGCCCAGGATAGTCATCAACAGGGTCGCAGACCTCGTCGAGATGAAAACATCCGGGAAAGACGCGAGATGTTGCGGTGGCGGAGGTGGCGTGCGCCGCGGGTACAGGGACCTGTCGGACAGAGTAGCCAAGAAACGTCTCCAGGACACTCCGGAGGGAGTGGAATATATAGTGACCGCGTGCCCGATGTGCAACACGAACCTTGAGGACGCCGGCGGAAAGGTCATCGACATCTCCGAGCTGTTGCTCATTTCACTCATATGA
- a CDS encoding FAD-binding oxidoreductase, whose product MLEELQSIVGRDRVTADPAELYCYSFDSSYIRGQADYVVRPKNTEEIAEIVKLAARKKVPIVPRGSASGLTGGSVPVKGGIVFDMANMNRILEIEIENLQAVIEPGVIHRDLNNELIRHGFFFPPDPGSSDMCTVGGLIANGGSGMHSVKYGTVKDYVLDLEVVLPNGDIINTGCKAPKTSSGYDLTRLFVGSEGTLGIITKARLKIYPLPETKSIVMANFDRIEDAGRAAVATLSSGVIPAAMEIMDGSAISAVKQIDPTLDIPDVEAMLLFEVDGYKESVARQVEMVCSACEKCNGRTTVAKNKKEEEKLWSARRLVGVAITKLNPGKVRVYEAEDIGVPIKDVPFMLKKIQEIGKKHGMPLVTYGHIGDGNLHTGIAIDQRNEEEWKKVHAIKDDIYDIVLTLGGTLPGEHGTGVIRGSYMTRAHGKSYEVMKTIKRAIDPENIMNPGKMGM is encoded by the coding sequence ATGTTGGAAGAGCTACAAAGTATCGTAGGCCGGGATAGGGTCACCGCGGATCCGGCCGAGCTATATTGCTATTCGTTTGACTCATCGTACATCAGAGGGCAAGCCGATTACGTCGTCAGGCCGAAGAACACCGAAGAGATAGCCGAGATCGTGAAGCTTGCGGCAAGAAAAAAGGTCCCCATAGTTCCGAGAGGATCTGCCAGCGGATTGACGGGCGGCTCGGTGCCCGTAAAAGGCGGCATCGTGTTCGATATGGCCAATATGAACCGCATACTTGAGATAGAGATAGAGAATCTCCAGGCGGTCATAGAGCCCGGAGTCATTCACAGGGACTTAAACAATGAGCTTATCAGGCATGGCTTCTTCTTCCCTCCCGACCCCGGCAGCAGTGACATGTGCACCGTAGGCGGGCTGATCGCGAACGGCGGGAGCGGCATGCATTCCGTAAAATATGGCACTGTAAAGGATTATGTCCTTGACCTTGAGGTCGTGCTCCCTAATGGCGATATTATCAATACGGGCTGTAAGGCGCCCAAGACGTCTTCAGGATATGATCTGACGCGACTGTTCGTCGGAAGCGAAGGCACGCTGGGAATAATAACAAAGGCAAGGCTTAAGATCTATCCCCTTCCGGAGACTAAATCTATCGTCATGGCAAATTTTGACAGGATCGAGGACGCAGGCAGAGCTGCGGTAGCGACGCTGTCATCCGGCGTCATACCCGCGGCCATGGAGATCATGGACGGAAGCGCCATCAGCGCGGTCAAGCAGATCGACCCCACCCTTGATATTCCGGACGTAGAGGCGATGCTGCTGTTCGAAGTGGACGGGTATAAAGAGTCTGTGGCAAGGCAGGTCGAAATGGTCTGCAGCGCGTGCGAAAAGTGCAATGGCAGGACCACCGTGGCGAAGAACAAGAAAGAGGAAGAAAAGCTATGGTCCGCGAGACGTCTTGTAGGTGTTGCCATCACCAAGCTTAACCCCGGAAAGGTCAGGGTGTATGAGGCAGAGGATATAGGCGTGCCCATAAAGGACGTCCCGTTCATGCTCAAGAAGATCCAGGAGATCGGTAAAAAGCACGGGATGCCGCTTGTGACATACGGGCACATAGGTGACGGTAACCTTCATACTGGCATAGCGATAGACCAGCGCAACGAGGAAGAGTGGAAAAAGGTCCACGCAATTAAGGATGACATTTATGACATTGTCCTGACGCTTGGAGGCACGCTGCCGGGCGAGCACGGCACCGGTGTCATCAGGGGAAGCTATATGACCAGGGCGCACGGGAAAAGCTATGAGGTCATGAAGACCATTAAGCGTGCCATAGACCCGGAAAACATCATGAACCCCGGAAAGATGGGGATGTAA
- a CDS encoding biotin--[acetyl-CoA-carboxylase] ligase — MTKEEILQVLREKNDYVSGEYLAESLGVTRTAIWKQIHTLIKEGYVIDSQQNKGYRLVGVPDRLYASEVKYGLQTKLLGKRVVHFNVTTSTNIVARQMAEEGVEEGTVIVAETQTRGKGRLGRKFITKGGGVWMSVILKPNIDPMHASSITLMAAVSVTKALRGMGLEAVIKWPNDVFVNGKKICGILTEMSAETDIVNFIILGIGVNVNNDIPLETATTMKAELGKEVSRVRFIQALLEELEEDYLTFKEKGFTPILWNWRRFSDTLGRPVEVSCQDEKIRGVAQDVDEDGSLIVKLTDGTVKKIVSGDCRHLKNIKEK; from the coding sequence ATGACAAAAGAAGAGATACTGCAGGTATTGAGAGAGAAGAATGATTATGTGTCCGGCGAGTATCTGGCCGAGTCGCTTGGCGTCACACGGACGGCCATATGGAAACAGATACACACATTGATCAAAGAAGGGTATGTCATCGACTCACAGCAGAACAAAGGATACAGGCTTGTGGGAGTCCCTGACAGGCTTTATGCCTCCGAGGTAAAGTACGGTCTTCAGACAAAGCTGCTGGGAAAAAGAGTCGTTCATTTTAATGTCACCACGTCCACGAACATAGTCGCAAGGCAGATGGCCGAGGAAGGCGTCGAAGAGGGCACCGTGATCGTCGCCGAGACTCAGACAAGAGGCAAAGGAAGGCTCGGCCGTAAGTTCATAACGAAGGGCGGCGGCGTATGGATGTCCGTTATTTTAAAGCCGAACATTGACCCGATGCATGCATCCAGCATCACCCTGATGGCCGCGGTATCGGTGACCAAGGCGTTAAGGGGAATGGGACTTGAAGCGGTGATAAAATGGCCGAACGACGTCTTTGTCAACGGGAAGAAGATCTGCGGCATCCTGACAGAGATGAGCGCGGAGACGGACATAGTGAACTTCATCATACTCGGTATCGGTGTGAACGTGAACAATGATATCCCGCTGGAAACTGCCACCACAATGAAGGCGGAGCTCGGAAAAGAGGTCAGCCGGGTCCGGTTCATTCAGGCGCTGCTCGAAGAGCTTGAAGAGGATTACTTGACCTTTAAGGAAAAAGGGTTCACGCCCATCCTGTGGAACTGGAGAAGGTTTTCGGACACGCTTGGAAGGCCGGTCGAAGTGTCATGCCAGGACGAGAAGATCAGGGGAGTGGCGCAGGACGTGGACGAGGATGGTTCGCTCATTGTCAAGCTCACAGACGGAACGGTCAAAAAGATAGTATCTGGCGACTGCAGGCACCTGAAGAACATCAAGGAGAAATAA